From the genome of Castor canadensis chromosome 4, mCasCan1.hap1v2, whole genome shotgun sequence, one region includes:
- the Nars1 gene encoding asparagine--tRNA ligase, cytoplasmic isoform X1: MSLEVTRATAGMVLAELYVSDREGNDATGDGTKEKPFKTGLKALMTVGKEPFPTIYVDSQKGNERWDIISKSQMKNIKKMWHREQIKNESREKKEAEDNLRREKNLEEAKKITIKNDPSLPEPKCVKICALEGYRGQRVKVFGWVHRLRRQGKNLMFLVLRDGTGYLQCVLADELCQCYNGVVLSTESSVAVYGILNLTPKGKQAPGGHELSCDFWELVGLAPAGGADNLINEESDVDVQLNNRHMMIRGENMSKILKARSVVTRCFRDHFFDRGYCEVTPPTLVQTQVEGGATLFKLDYFGEEAFLTQSSQLYLETCLPALGDVFCVAQSYRAEQSRTRRHLAEYTHVEAECSFLTFEDLLTRLEDLVCDVVDRVLKSPAASIVYDLNPNFKPPKRPFRRMNYSDAIVWLKEHNIKKEDGTFYEFGEDIPEAPERLMTDTINEPILLCRFPVEIKSFYMQRCPEDSRLTESVDVLMPNVGEIVGGSMRIWDSEEILAGYKREGIDPTPYYWYTDQRKYGTCPHGGYGLGLERFLTWILNRYHIRDVCLYPRFVQRCKP; the protein is encoded by the exons ATGTCCCTGGAGGTGACCAGGGCGACGGCAGGGATGGTGCTCG CAGAGTTGTATGTCTCAGATCGAGAGGGAAATGATGCTACGGGCGATGGAACCAAGGAGAAACCGTTTAAAACAGGTCTCAAG GCTTTGATGACTGTGGGAAAAGAACCATTCCCTACCATTTATGTAGATTCACAAAAAGGAAATGAG aggtGGGATATCATTTCTAAGTCgcagatgaaaaatattaaaaaaatgtggcataGGGAGCAAATAAAGAATGAGTCCCGGGAGAAGAAAGAG gcAGAAGATAATTTGCGAAGAGAAAAGAACCTGgaggaagcaaagaaaattacCATTAAAAATGACCCAAGTCTTCCGGAGCCAAAGTGT GTGAAGATTTGTGCATTAGAAGGATACAGAGGTCAAAGAGTGAAAGTGTTTGGCTGGGTCCACAGGCTGCGAAGACAAG gaaagAATTTAATGTTTCTGGTGTTACGGGATGGTACAGGTTATCTTCAGTGTGTCTTAGCTGATGAGCTG TGTCAGTGTTACAATGGAGTAGTCTTGTCCACCGAAAGTAGTGTAGCGGTATATGGAATACTAAATCTTACTCCAAAGGGAAAACAG gctCCAGGGGGCCATGAGCTCAGTTGTGACTTCTGGGAACTCGTGGGGCTGGCCCCAGCTGGAGGAGCTGATAACTTGATCAACGAAGAGTCTGATGTTGACGTCCAGCTCAACAATAGGCATATGATGATCCGAGGAGAAAACATGTCCAAAATCCTAAAAGCTCGTTCTGTGGTCACCAGGTGCTTTAGGGATCACTTCTTTGACAGGGGCTACTGTGAA GTCACTCCTCCGACATTAGTGCAAACACAGGTAGAAGGTGGAGCCACGCTCTTCAAGCTTGACTATTTTGGGGAAGAGGCATTTTTGACTCAGTCCTCTCAGTTGTACCTGGAGACCTGCCTTCCAGCCCTGGGAGATGTTTTTTGTGTTGCACAGTCATATAGGGCAGAACAATCCAGAACACGAAGGCACCTGGCTGA GTACACTCACGTGGAAGCTGAGTGCTCTTTCCTGACCTTTGAGGACCTCCTGACAAGATTGGAGGACTTGGTGTGTGACGTGGTAGATAGAGTCCTAAAGTCACCGGCAGCAAGCATAGTGTATGACCTCAACCCG AACTTTAAGCCCCCCAAACGACCTTTCAGGCGGATGAACTACTCAGATGCTATTGTGTGGCTAAAAGAACACAATATAAAGAAAGAAGATGGAACTTTCTATGAATTTGGGGAA GATATCCCAGAAGCTCCTGAGAGACTGATGACAGACACCATTAATGAACCAATCTTACTGTGTCGATTTCCTGTGGAGATCAAGTCCTTCTATATGCAGCGATGTCCTGAGGATTCCCGCCTTACTGAATCA GTCGACGTGCTAATGCCCAATGTTGGTGAGATTGTTGGAGGCTCTATGCGTATCTGGGATAGCGAAGAAATCCTGGCAGGTTATAAAAGAGAGGGAATTGACCCTACTCCCTATTACTGGTATACAGATCAG AGAAAATATGGCACATGTCCTCATGGAGGCTATGGCTTGGGCCTGGAACGATTCCTAACTTGGATTCTGAATAGGTATCACATCCGAGATGTATGCTTGTACCCTCGATTTGTTCAGCGCTGCAAACCATAA
- the Nars1 gene encoding asparagine--tRNA ligase, cytoplasmic isoform X2, with protein MSLEVTRATAGMVLELYVSDREGNDATGDGTKEKPFKTGLKALMTVGKEPFPTIYVDSQKGNERWDIISKSQMKNIKKMWHREQIKNESREKKEAEDNLRREKNLEEAKKITIKNDPSLPEPKCVKICALEGYRGQRVKVFGWVHRLRRQGKNLMFLVLRDGTGYLQCVLADELCQCYNGVVLSTESSVAVYGILNLTPKGKQAPGGHELSCDFWELVGLAPAGGADNLINEESDVDVQLNNRHMMIRGENMSKILKARSVVTRCFRDHFFDRGYCEVTPPTLVQTQVEGGATLFKLDYFGEEAFLTQSSQLYLETCLPALGDVFCVAQSYRAEQSRTRRHLAEYTHVEAECSFLTFEDLLTRLEDLVCDVVDRVLKSPAASIVYDLNPNFKPPKRPFRRMNYSDAIVWLKEHNIKKEDGTFYEFGEDIPEAPERLMTDTINEPILLCRFPVEIKSFYMQRCPEDSRLTESVDVLMPNVGEIVGGSMRIWDSEEILAGYKREGIDPTPYYWYTDQRKYGTCPHGGYGLGLERFLTWILNRYHIRDVCLYPRFVQRCKP; from the exons ATGTCCCTGGAGGTGACCAGGGCGACGGCAGGGATGGTGCTCG AGTTGTATGTCTCAGATCGAGAGGGAAATGATGCTACGGGCGATGGAACCAAGGAGAAACCGTTTAAAACAGGTCTCAAG GCTTTGATGACTGTGGGAAAAGAACCATTCCCTACCATTTATGTAGATTCACAAAAAGGAAATGAG aggtGGGATATCATTTCTAAGTCgcagatgaaaaatattaaaaaaatgtggcataGGGAGCAAATAAAGAATGAGTCCCGGGAGAAGAAAGAG gcAGAAGATAATTTGCGAAGAGAAAAGAACCTGgaggaagcaaagaaaattacCATTAAAAATGACCCAAGTCTTCCGGAGCCAAAGTGT GTGAAGATTTGTGCATTAGAAGGATACAGAGGTCAAAGAGTGAAAGTGTTTGGCTGGGTCCACAGGCTGCGAAGACAAG gaaagAATTTAATGTTTCTGGTGTTACGGGATGGTACAGGTTATCTTCAGTGTGTCTTAGCTGATGAGCTG TGTCAGTGTTACAATGGAGTAGTCTTGTCCACCGAAAGTAGTGTAGCGGTATATGGAATACTAAATCTTACTCCAAAGGGAAAACAG gctCCAGGGGGCCATGAGCTCAGTTGTGACTTCTGGGAACTCGTGGGGCTGGCCCCAGCTGGAGGAGCTGATAACTTGATCAACGAAGAGTCTGATGTTGACGTCCAGCTCAACAATAGGCATATGATGATCCGAGGAGAAAACATGTCCAAAATCCTAAAAGCTCGTTCTGTGGTCACCAGGTGCTTTAGGGATCACTTCTTTGACAGGGGCTACTGTGAA GTCACTCCTCCGACATTAGTGCAAACACAGGTAGAAGGTGGAGCCACGCTCTTCAAGCTTGACTATTTTGGGGAAGAGGCATTTTTGACTCAGTCCTCTCAGTTGTACCTGGAGACCTGCCTTCCAGCCCTGGGAGATGTTTTTTGTGTTGCACAGTCATATAGGGCAGAACAATCCAGAACACGAAGGCACCTGGCTGA GTACACTCACGTGGAAGCTGAGTGCTCTTTCCTGACCTTTGAGGACCTCCTGACAAGATTGGAGGACTTGGTGTGTGACGTGGTAGATAGAGTCCTAAAGTCACCGGCAGCAAGCATAGTGTATGACCTCAACCCG AACTTTAAGCCCCCCAAACGACCTTTCAGGCGGATGAACTACTCAGATGCTATTGTGTGGCTAAAAGAACACAATATAAAGAAAGAAGATGGAACTTTCTATGAATTTGGGGAA GATATCCCAGAAGCTCCTGAGAGACTGATGACAGACACCATTAATGAACCAATCTTACTGTGTCGATTTCCTGTGGAGATCAAGTCCTTCTATATGCAGCGATGTCCTGAGGATTCCCGCCTTACTGAATCA GTCGACGTGCTAATGCCCAATGTTGGTGAGATTGTTGGAGGCTCTATGCGTATCTGGGATAGCGAAGAAATCCTGGCAGGTTATAAAAGAGAGGGAATTGACCCTACTCCCTATTACTGGTATACAGATCAG AGAAAATATGGCACATGTCCTCATGGAGGCTATGGCTTGGGCCTGGAACGATTCCTAACTTGGATTCTGAATAGGTATCACATCCGAGATGTATGCTTGTACCCTCGATTTGTTCAGCGCTGCAAACCATAA